A window of the Cynocephalus volans isolate mCynVol1 chromosome 10, mCynVol1.pri, whole genome shotgun sequence genome harbors these coding sequences:
- the ZNF287 gene encoding zinc finger protein 287 isoform X2, which produces MLASRKRMTSSSRSQIFLMWKPDKALSGPHKVEKEILISRHLRDTETCRQNFRNFSYPDLAGPRKALSQLRELCLKWLRPEIHSKEQILDLLVLEQFLTILPGEVRTWVKSQYPESSEEVVTLVEDLTQILEEEAPQNSALPQDTAEEDSRGSQACPAWWLNDLVTKESMTFKDVAVDITQEDWELMRPVQKELYKTVTLQNYWNMVSLGLTVYRPTVIPLLEEPWMVIKEILEGPSPACPHIVCNPL; this is translated from the exons ATGTTAGCCTCAAGGAAAAGGATGACCAGTTCTTCACGCTCCCAAATCTTTCTTATGTGGAAGCCAGACAAGGCTCTGAGTGGACCCCACAAGGTAGAAAAGGAAATCCTTATTTCAAGACACTTGCGTGACACTGAGACCTGTCGACagaattttaggaatttttcaTACCCGGACCTGGCTGGTCCTCGAAAGGCATTGAGTCAACTCCGAGAGCTCTGCCTTAAGTGGCTAAGACCTGAGATTCACTCAAAGGAACAAATCCTGGATCTGCTGGTGCTGGAGCAATTCCTGACCATCTTGCCTGGGGAGGTTAGGACTTGGGTGAAGTCCCAGTATCCAGAGAGCAGTGAAGAAGTGGTGACTCTGGTGGAGGATTTGACTCAGATTCTAGAAGAGGAAG cTCCTCAGAACTCTGCCCTTCCCCAAGACACCGCAGAGGAAGACTCCAGAGGAAGCCAAGCTTGCCCAGCATGGTGGCTAAATGACTTGGTGACCAAA gAGTCAATGACATTCAAAGATGTGGCTGTGGACATCACCCAGGAGGACTGGGAGCTAATGCGTCCTGTGCAGAAGGAATTATACAAGACTGTGACATTACAGAACTACTGGAACATGGTTTCTCTGG GACTTACAGTGTACAGACCAactgtgattcccttactggaAGAGCCATGGATGgtgataaaagaaattttagaagGCCCTAGTCCAG